One Gadus chalcogrammus isolate NIFS_2021 chromosome 4, NIFS_Gcha_1.0, whole genome shotgun sequence DNA segment encodes these proteins:
- the LOC130380366 gene encoding uncharacterized protein LOC130380366 isoform X1: MAVRSRCYRSMKKREQPHYLKIVFQADGANLQETTCSCTAGKVLCNHLVALLFQSAHYSMLQVRAVPPPMACTSSLQTWHRPRTKGIHAEPVPDLVVRRPKPSPRSVCKSTLYQAYTGSLPDLQVLSLGETLKNIRPQPLISSVLHGLSEVSMVDSSFGPVPRGSPLSYQCPPVVKLRNDVQHPDAPSFPKLPLEGSTCPTTFPKCASNSQQFLHLDSLTVTHEMAAEREEQTREQSECPLWQALRKPRVTASRFYEVSHVKGPSSGQTLAGRILKGVRQTPAMKRGLDREPQVLEQYSKHCNVNVSRCGFVIHPDAPHLGASPDARVYDPSAVPCFGLAEVKCPDISNISEAGHVKIVNGQAKLKKNHKYHWQVQGQLAITGLSWCDFITDTEEDFTVERVWRDDEFIKEMKNKVDLYFFGTYMNVYFQQKVK, translated from the exons ATGGCTGTCAGGTCTAGGTGTTACAGGTCGATGAAGAAGCGAGAACAGCCCCACTATTTGAAG ATTGTTTTCCAAGCTGACGGCGCCAATCTTCAAGAAACCACATGCAGCTGTACAGCAGGCAAGGTTCTTTGCAACCATCTAGTGGCCTTGTTGTTCCAGAGTGCCCATTACAGCATGTTGCAG GTGAGAGCTGTACCACCTCCTATGGCCTGCACAAGCTCTCTGCAAACATGGCATCGACCAAGGACTAAG GGGATCCATGCAGAGCCGGTTCCAGACTTGGTGGTTAGGAGACCAAAGCCATCCCCCAGGAGTGTATGCAAATCAACACTCTATCAAGCATACACAG GATCCCTCCCTGACCTGCAAGTCTTGTCTCttggggaaacactgaaaaaTATCAGGCCGCAACCACTGATATCCTCAGTGCTACATGGCTTGTCTGAAGTCTCCATGGTCGACTCCAGCTTCGGACCTGTGCCGCGGGGTTCACCCCTGTCCTACCAGTGTCCTCCTGTGGTCAAACTCAGAAATGATGTTCAACATCCAGATGCACCATCATTCCCTAAACTGCCTTTAGAGGGGTCAACGTGTCCCACTACTTTTCCAAAATGTGCCTCAAACTCCCAACAGTTTCTCCATTTGGACAGCTTAACTGTGACACATGAGATGgcagctgagagagaggagcagacacGTGAGCAGTCTGAGTGCCCATTATGGCAAGCTTTACGCAAGCCTAGAGTGACAGCTAGTAGGTTCTATGAGGTTAGCCATGTGAAAGGACCGTCTTCTGGTCAGACCCTGGCAGGGCGGATACTTAAGGGTGTACGCCAAACACCCGCAATGAAAAGGGGCCTTGATCGCGAGCCGCAGGTGCTGGAACAATATTCAAAACATTGCAATGTAAATGTCTCGCGCTGTGGATTTGTCATCCATCCCGATGCTCCTCACCTCGGGGCTAGCCCTGATGCGAGAGTATATGACCCAAGTGCCGTTCCGTGTTTTGGGCTGGCTGAAGTTAAATGCCCAGACATCTCTAACATTTCTGAGGCAGGACATGTTAAAATCGTGAATGGTCAGGCAAAACTGAAAAAGAATCATAAATACCACTGGCAGGTTCAAGGTCAATTGGCAATAACTGGATTGAGTTGGTGCGATTTTATAACCGACACTGAGGAAGACTTCACAGTCGAAAGAGTCTGGAGGGATGATGAATTTATAAAGGAGATGAAAAATAAGGTAGACCTGTACTTCTTTGGTacatatatgaatgtgtattttcagcagaaagtgaaatga
- the LOC130380366 gene encoding uncharacterized protein LOC130380366 isoform X2, producing the protein MLQVRAVPPPMACTSSLQTWHRPRTKGIHAEPVPDLVVRRPKPSPRSVCKSTLYQAYTGSLPDLQVLSLGETLKNIRPQPLISSVLHGLSEVSMVDSSFGPVPRGSPLSYQCPPVVKLRNDVQHPDAPSFPKLPLEGSTCPTTFPKCASNSQQFLHLDSLTVTHEMAAEREEQTREQSECPLWQALRKPRVTASRFYEVSHVKGPSSGQTLAGRILKGVRQTPAMKRGLDREPQVLEQYSKHCNVNVSRCGFVIHPDAPHLGASPDARVYDPSAVPCFGLAEVKCPDISNISEAGHVKIVNGQAKLKKNHKYHWQVQGQLAITGLSWCDFITDTEEDFTVERVWRDDEFIKEMKNKVDLYFFGTYMNVYFQQKVK; encoded by the exons ATGTTGCAG GTGAGAGCTGTACCACCTCCTATGGCCTGCACAAGCTCTCTGCAAACATGGCATCGACCAAGGACTAAG GGGATCCATGCAGAGCCGGTTCCAGACTTGGTGGTTAGGAGACCAAAGCCATCCCCCAGGAGTGTATGCAAATCAACACTCTATCAAGCATACACAG GATCCCTCCCTGACCTGCAAGTCTTGTCTCttggggaaacactgaaaaaTATCAGGCCGCAACCACTGATATCCTCAGTGCTACATGGCTTGTCTGAAGTCTCCATGGTCGACTCCAGCTTCGGACCTGTGCCGCGGGGTTCACCCCTGTCCTACCAGTGTCCTCCTGTGGTCAAACTCAGAAATGATGTTCAACATCCAGATGCACCATCATTCCCTAAACTGCCTTTAGAGGGGTCAACGTGTCCCACTACTTTTCCAAAATGTGCCTCAAACTCCCAACAGTTTCTCCATTTGGACAGCTTAACTGTGACACATGAGATGgcagctgagagagaggagcagacacGTGAGCAGTCTGAGTGCCCATTATGGCAAGCTTTACGCAAGCCTAGAGTGACAGCTAGTAGGTTCTATGAGGTTAGCCATGTGAAAGGACCGTCTTCTGGTCAGACCCTGGCAGGGCGGATACTTAAGGGTGTACGCCAAACACCCGCAATGAAAAGGGGCCTTGATCGCGAGCCGCAGGTGCTGGAACAATATTCAAAACATTGCAATGTAAATGTCTCGCGCTGTGGATTTGTCATCCATCCCGATGCTCCTCACCTCGGGGCTAGCCCTGATGCGAGAGTATATGACCCAAGTGCCGTTCCGTGTTTTGGGCTGGCTGAAGTTAAATGCCCAGACATCTCTAACATTTCTGAGGCAGGACATGTTAAAATCGTGAATGGTCAGGCAAAACTGAAAAAGAATCATAAATACCACTGGCAGGTTCAAGGTCAATTGGCAATAACTGGATTGAGTTGGTGCGATTTTATAACCGACACTGAGGAAGACTTCACAGTCGAAAGAGTCTGGAGGGATGATGAATTTATAAAGGAGATGAAAAATAAGGTAGACCTGTACTTCTTTGGTacatatatgaatgtgtattttcagcagaaagtgaaatga